The nucleotide window ACGAGTGCGCCCAGTCCGGTGAACTCGAACATCGAGAACGGACGGTCGAGCAGCCGTGCCGAGACATCGCTGGCCACGAGGTTGGTCGAGGTCCCGATGAGAGTGAGCATCCCTCCGACCATCGAGGCATACGAAAGCGGCAACAGCAGCTTCGACGGCGAAGTGCCGCCCTCGCGCGCCAGATCCGAGACCGCCGGAATCAACATCGCAACGATCGGTGTGTTGTTCAGCAGTCCCGAGGGGATCCCGGCGACGCCGATGACCGACAGCAGCTGCCGGCGCTCGTCACCGCGGGCGACGCTGGCCATCCACTTGCCGAGGCGTTGGACCGCGCCCGTCCGGCTGATGCCCGCGCTCAGGATGAACATCGCCAACACCGTGATCGTCGCGCTGTTGGAAAAGCCGGAGACACCCTCCTCGATGGAGACCTGTGTCCACGGGCTGAGCACCATCAACGCGACCATGACGAGCAGTGCGGTGACGTCTACAGGAACGAGTTCGCTCGCAAAGAGCACGAAAGCACAGATCGTGATGGCGAAGACGACGACCATACCGGTCGTTATCGGCGGTAGTTGTCCGAACTGCGCGAGAGCGAGCACGCCGGTAGCCATTGTGCGTGCTACCGATGGCGGGTATATGATTGCTGTCGTTGTCGTCAATCAGTCCCGGCCTTACTCCGCTTCGAGCGCGAGCGACGCCAACAGTGCCTCCAGCTGGAGCCGTTCGTTCGCGCCCTGCGTGATGCGGTAGTCCGTCTCCCCCACCCGTTCGAGCAGTCGTACAGTCGCCTGATCGTCCAACTCGAACGACCACGCCGAGCGGTGGAGCTGGTCGATGACGTCGCCGCCGCCGAGCCCCCAGTCGGTGAGCAGGTCGTCGAGTTTCGCGCGCGCGGCGGTGAAATCGCCCCCGATCGCGTGCTGGACCATCGTCTCGATCTCCTCGGGCCGTGCGGCGGCCGTGATGGCGTAGACCGCCTCCTCGTCGACCGTTTCTCCTGTGGTGGCGGCGGCCTGCAGCCCGTTGATCGCCTTGCGCATGTCGCCGTCGGCGGCGTAGACGAGGGCATCCACTCCGTCGTCGGTGATCTCGATGCCCTCCTCGCCGGCGATCCGCTCGACGTACTCTGCGACGGCCGTCTCGGGCAGCGGCCCGAATCGGAAGACCGCACAGCGCGACTGGATCGGATCGATGATCTGGTTCGAGTAGTTACACGAGAGGATAAAGCGGGTGTTGTTCGCGAACTGCTCCATCGTCCGGCGGAGCGCGGACTGGGCGTCGCTCGTCAGCGCGTCGGCCTCGTCGAGGAAGATGACTCGGTAATCGTAGCCGCCGAAGCTCGTGCGCGCGAAGTTCTTGATGCGATCGCGCACGACGTCGATCCCGCGCTCGTCGCTCGCGTTGAGCTCCAGGAAGTTCTCGCGCCAGTCGTCGCCGTAGATCTCGCGCGCGATGGCCATCGCCGAGGTCGTCTTCCCGACGCCGGCGGGGCCCGAAAAGAGCAGGTGTGGCAGGTCGTCCTGGGCGACGTAGCTCCGCAGCCGCTCGGTGATGTCGTCCTGGCCGGCGACCTCGGCGAGCGCCGACGGGCGGTATTTCTCGATCCAGATCTCGCCCCGGCCCCCCGATCCGCTGGTCTCGCTCATGGCGATGCGAAGGGTGGCCGACTCTTAAGACACCCGAGACCGGGACGAGCGCTCGGAGCCGTCCGACAGCATCAAACCCGATCGCCGGCTCGTGTCGATATGGTCACGGTCGATATCGTCGGCGGCGACACTCACGAACTCGCCGTCGAAGGGACCTACGGCGACCTGCTCGACGCGGTGGGGCTGAGCCGCCACGAGGCGACGGTGCTCCGGGACGGCCAGCCGGTCCCGGCCGATGCGGAGATCGACGCCGAGTCGGTGCGCGTACTCAGGCTCATCAAGGGCGGCTAAGACGGTGGAAACCCGTCTCGCGCGCCCGGCGGAGCGCCCGGCAGTGATGAACGTCCTGGATGGAGCGTCGCTTGCAACCGACGCCGACACCGTTCGCAAGCGTATCCGGGCGGACGCGGTGTGGATCGCCGTCGCGGACGATCGGCTTCTCGGCGCGTGCGTTCTCGACGACCGGGAGATCGACGCCATCGCCGTCCGTCGGCGGCGACGCGGCCAGGGTATCGGGACGCGACTGGTCGAGCGCGCCGCCGCAGCGACCGCTGGCGATCTCCGGGCCGAGTTCCACCGCCGCGTTCGCCCGTTCTACGATTCACTCGGATTCGCCATCGAGCCGACCGACGAACCGGATCGGTTCCGTGGTCGGTACGAGTAGCGCGTTGACTGCTGACGATCCGCCAGCAACGGCTGCTGCGCGACTTGATATACTGTATGTCGCGATATCGAACGCCCCTTGTGATGATCGACGGCCGATATTCGGTGTTCCACCGTCTGCCGAACCGCTGGTCGACTGGTTGTTGGGATCACGCGAAGCGAAACCGATCCGTCACCGATCGCAGTAGCCGAACGAGACATCGGGGATCGATGCCGTCCGTCCGACTCGGATAGTACGCTTCGTTCGTCAGATCATCCTGATTGGGCGATCTGTCGGTGTTTGAACGCGCGTTCCCGCTTTTTGCGCCCACGATGCATGCACGATCAATATGGCGACGCCGACCTCTCTCGATCGATCAGGATCGAGACGACTGCAAATGACACAAAGTTCGGTAGTTCCCAATCGAGTTGAGAGGCGGAGCTAAAGCGTCGGTCTGATTGCAGAAGATGTCTGGTTGGGTGAATGTGTTAGAATTACCGCAACCAGACGGCTTCCTTTCGGCGTGGGATGTCAAAGGTGTAGCGGCGGATGTGATCGGAGAGCTTCCCTTGCCAGGGATCGAGGGCTCGCCCCTCGATCCTGGCGACATCTGGTCCGTCGTTATCCTTGCCAGCACCAATCAGAGCTCCATTCGAGAGGTCTGTGCCGAGAATCACGAGGCTCCCTGTGACGATACTGTCTTCGAGTGGCTCCACACGCTCGATCGAGGCTGGCTCGAATTCGCCGCTAACCTCCTGTTCATGCAGTTGGCTATGACGATCCTCGACCCTGACCGGTCGAGGATCGTCTCCATCGATTTCGTCGATAACCCCTATCACGGCACCTACAGCGACGAGGTAGGCGAACTCTGTCGAATGAGCCCCAAAGACGGTACCACGACCTGCCACCGATACTGCACTGCTTACCTCGTCTCGAACGGGAAACCGATCACGCTCGCGATGACGTACGTCCGCAGCGACGAGAAGCAGGCCGACGCGGTCGAGCGCGTCCTCGACCGCGTCGAGGCCTATCCCTTCGAGATCGAGCTGCTACTGGCTGATTCGGGCTTCTACAACGAGCGCGTCATCCGCCGCTCACGAGAGATCGCCGCGACTGTCGTGCCGGTCGCCGAGAAAGGCGACCGGCTCGAAGAGAAGCTTGAGACGCACAAATCGTACATGACGACCTACCGGATGTACAAGGACAGCGAGCGGGAACTGCGCTTCCCGCTCGCAGTCTCTGTCTCGTATCAGAACGGCGATCGCGGCAAGCATGGTGAAGTGGTCCGAGGGTACGCGGCGTGCGATCTGGGCGATCGCACGCCTACACAGGT belongs to Halococcus qingdaonensis and includes:
- a CDS encoding replication factor C small subunit, with product MSETSGSGGRGEIWIEKYRPSALAEVAGQDDITERLRSYVAQDDLPHLLFSGPAGVGKTTSAMAIAREIYGDDWRENFLELNASDERGIDVVRDRIKNFARTSFGGYDYRVIFLDEADALTSDAQSALRRTMEQFANNTRFILSCNYSNQIIDPIQSRCAVFRFGPLPETAVAEYVERIAGEEGIEITDDGVDALVYAADGDMRKAINGLQAAATTGETVDEEAVYAITAAARPEEIETMVQHAIGGDFTAARAKLDDLLTDWGLGGGDVIDQLHRSAWSFELDDQATVRLLERVGETDYRITQGANERLQLEALLASLALEAE
- the samp2 gene encoding ubiquitin-like small modifier protein SAMP2 produces the protein MVTVDIVGGDTHELAVEGTYGDLLDAVGLSRHEATVLRDGQPVPADAEIDAESVRVLRLIKGG
- a CDS encoding GNAT family N-acetyltransferase yields the protein MNVLDGASLATDADTVRKRIRADAVWIAVADDRLLGACVLDDREIDAIAVRRRRRGQGIGTRLVERAAAATAGDLRAEFHRRVRPFYDSLGFAIEPTDEPDRFRGRYE
- a CDS encoding ISH3 family transposase; protein product: MLELPQPDGFLSAWDVKGVAADVIGELPLPGIEGSPLDPGDIWSVVILASTNQSSIREVCAENHEAPCDDTVFEWLHTLDRGWLEFAANLLFMQLAMTILDPDRSRIVSIDFVDNPYHGTYSDEVGELCRMSPKDGTTTCHRYCTAYLVSNGKPITLAMTYVRSDEKQADAVERVLDRVEAYPFEIELLLADSGFYNERVIRRSREIAATVVPVAEKGDRLEEKLETHKSYMTTYRMYKDSERELRFPLAVSVSYQNGDRGKHGEVVRGYAACDLGDRTPTQVEHCYRKRSAIESSYRLFRSARAVTSTQDPIVRFAFVVVSFLLENLWLVLRWAVVARPRRGGRDLPEEFTFSVFCDWIRHALEEELERRWKIEMNGVGVPDAYTAAAG